From the Plasmodium vivax chromosome 5, whole genome shotgun sequence genome, one window contains:
- a CDS encoding RAD protein (Pv-fam-e) (encoded by transcript PVX_089865A): protein MKMFSTPKALFCLYTLLNVVLLNNVPLSNDLTLSSPAVSAFPRHLSEVKKNSSSSDSSDNKLTRKLYDGTLANSLFTEHSDNAALLSELSKKEYLVHKNQTLRENVSNKDMVSLLDGFNKLYAIEHERMMNRLSEKLSELQTKCKIPAYVAGELLKECKRSIESEHNTIMNSYKNSYNSYVMSYTSSASSFASFYMRYVRAWNKGLKKSEEKWNKIFEEKANIYKAATPKQ from the exons atgaaaatgtttaGCACCCCAAAAGCtctattttgtttatataccCTCTTGAATGTTGTGTTGTTG AATAATGTCCCCCTTTCGAATGACCTTACCCTTTCTTCACCCGCTGTAAGCGCCTTCCCAAGACATCTGTCCGAAGTGAAAAAGAATTCCAGTAGCAGTGATTCCTCGGATAATAAACTAACCCGTAAACTTTATGATGGGACTTTGGCAAATTCTCTTTTCACAGAACATTCAGATAATGCCGCCTTACTATCGGAATTAAGTAAGAAAGAGTATTTAGTTCATAAAAATCAAACCCTGCGTGAAAATGTGAGCAATAAAGACATGGTTTCCCTTCTTGATGGATTTAACAAACTATATGCCATAGAACATGAAAGAATGATGAATAGATTATCAGAGAAACTTAGCGAGTTACaaacaaaatgtaaaataccGGCCTATGTGGCAGGAGAGTTGTTGAAAGAATGTAAGAGAAGCATCGAATCTGAACATAATACAATAATGaattcttataaaaatagtTATAATTCATATGTAATGTCCTATACATCAAGTGCTTCTTCTTTCGCAAGCTTCTATATGAGATACGTTAGGGCATGGAATAAAGGCTTGAAAAAgagtgaagaaaaatggaataaaatttttgaggAGAAAgccaatatatataaagcgGCCACCCCAAAACAGTAG
- a CDS encoding RAD protein (Pv-fam-e) (encoded by transcript PVX_089867A), whose translation MKMLSAPRAVFCLFTLLNVVLLNNFTLSNDHVVSSPAVSGFPRHLSEIKKNSNNNDSSKNKRTRERYKELLADSLFTEHSDNAALLAELSEKEFLVHNKRNRGSINNREMVALLNGFDRLYVIEHARMLKGLSNTLNDLSTKYKIPAKEAGDLWKECKNSIESEHNKKMDSHKPRYNSLVMSCSASVADFGDFYKYYVRTLYKGLKKSEKKWKKKITERVSKYGVASPKQKA comes from the exons ATGAAAATGTTGAGCGCCCCCAGAGCtgtattttgtttatttaccCTCTTGAACGTTGTGTTGTTG AATAATTTCACCCTTTCGAATGACCATGTCGTTTCTTCCCCCGCTGTAAGCGGCTTCCCAAGACACTTAtccgaaataaaaaagaattccaATAATAATGATTCATCAAAGAATAAAAGAACTCGTGAACGTTATAAAGAGTTGTTGGCAGATTCTCTTTTCACAGAACATTCAGATAATGCCGCGTTATTAGCTGAATTAAGTGAAAAAGAGTTTTTAGTTCATAACAAAAGGAACCGTGGTAGTATAAACAATAGAGAAATGGTTGCTTTGCTTAATGGATTTGACAGATTATATGTCATAGAGCATGCAAGAATGTTGAAGGGATTATCAAACACGCTCAATGATTTAtcaacaaaatataaaattccaGCGAAGGAGGCAGGAGACCTGTGGAAAGAATGTAAGAATAGCATTGAATCtgaacataataaaaaaatggattctCATAAACCACGTTATAATTCATTAGTAATGTCGTGTAGTGCAAGTGTCGCTGATTTCGGGGACTTCTATAAGTACTATGTTAGAACATTGTATAAAGGCTTAAaaaagagtgaaaaaaagtggaaaaaaaaaattaccgaGAGAGTGAGTAAATATGGAGTGGCTAGCCCAAAACAAAAGGCATAA